One Natrinema halophilum genomic window carries:
- a CDS encoding PaaI family thioesterase produces MTEEMQALIEEYGDIESVLQHFLDENQEFLSWLGTTVEHIGDGTMTLAIPYDDKLTNVRPNAPDDRRPDLHGGVAATLIDTVGGFSLWTAIEDEDPFSVGSATINLNVNYLRPATGDLTATANVIRVGQSVGVSEITVESTTPDGETKAVATGQGAYRVFRHG; encoded by the coding sequence ATGACCGAGGAAATGCAGGCCCTGATCGAGGAGTACGGCGACATCGAGAGCGTCCTTCAGCACTTCCTCGACGAGAACCAGGAGTTCCTCTCCTGGCTCGGTACGACGGTCGAGCACATCGGCGACGGAACGATGACCCTCGCTATTCCGTACGACGACAAATTGACCAACGTCCGTCCGAACGCACCGGACGACCGCCGACCGGATCTCCACGGTGGCGTCGCCGCGACTCTCATCGATACCGTCGGCGGCTTCTCGCTGTGGACGGCGATCGAAGACGAAGACCCGTTCAGCGTCGGCAGTGCGACGATCAACCTGAACGTCAACTATCTCCGCCCGGCAACGGGTGATCTCACGGCGACGGCGAACGTGATCCGAGTTGGACAGAGCGTCGGAGTCAGCGAGATCACCGTCGAAAGCACGACACCGGACGGGGAGACGAAGGCCGTGGCGACCGGCCAGGGAGCCTATCGAGTGTTCCGACACGGGTAA